GCTGTTAGCACGCGCTAGCAAACTCCCGGCGACGGTATACATTATTGCGGGCATTATCCCCCTAGTACCGGGCGCGTCTGCCTATCTTGGCATGCTCTACTTTGCGCAGGGTAATTACCGTGAGGCGTTAGTTGCCATGTCTAGCGTCGCCCACATGTCAATTGCCATCTCTGCCGGTCTGGCTGTCGGCACCGTGCTGCGCAAAAAGTAGCCTCATTTCCTCCGCGCATAGCCTCTCTGCCTTATGCATAGGCTTAGATGGAGCTTGGAGGGGTGCGCATGTGGATAGTGCTGCGGCTAAAGCGGCGTGAGCAGTGGTTGGCGCTCTTAATAGGCTTAGTGCTACTTTGGCAGTTGACAAACCTTTCCTACCCAGGTTGGCTACAGAGGAACCTAGCGGCAGTGGCCACGACCACCCGCCTGGTTCCCATTTACAGCGTAGAAAAGACAGAGAAAGTACTTTCTCTGTCCTTTGATGCTGCCTGGGGCGCAGACTATACCGACGACCTCCTAGCGATTCTCGAACGGGCACAAGTGCGAGCCACGTTCTTTCTGGTAGGTTTTTGGGTGGAAAAGTACCCTGACGTGGCGCGGAGCATCGCTGCCGCCGGCCACGAAATTGGGAACCACTCCTCTACCCACCCTAACTTCGTCACGCTGACGGTGGAACAGATAACGCATGAGGTCTCGCGCACGCACGAAATCATTA
The sequence above is a segment of the Selenomonadales bacterium genome. Coding sequences within it:
- a CDS encoding threonine/serine exporter family protein codes for the protein MNTPLLLAACFIGTLSFALIFRAPPRSLVFCGLIGALGYGVFLSLQYAGVVSAAAVFFAASVVGLGSELLARASKLPATVYIIAGIIPLVPGASAYLGMLYFAQGNYREALVAMSSVAHMSIAISAGLAVGTVLRKK
- a CDS encoding polysaccharide deacetylase family protein yields the protein MWIVLRLKRREQWLALLIGLVLLWQLTNLSYPGWLQRNLAAVATTTRLVPIYSVEKTEKVLSLSFDAAWGADYTDDLLAILERAQVRATFFLVGFWVEKYPDVARSIAAAGHEIGNHSSTHPNFVTLTVEQITHEVSRTHEIIKEATGLAPRLFRPPFGAYSNRVVETITALGYHVVQWSIDSLDWRKEATPQTIFTRVTTQAHPGAIVLFHNNATYTPQALEAIVNELLAQGYSFVPIGELLLEDDWYIDSTTGQQRQKAPGRR